CCGGATCGTCCATGTTGTCACGCGTTGCGACAACAGAAAGGTTTTTACACTTTGATCAATATTCGATGCGGTCACTTCGCCACTCAGAAATTGCAAGAGCAACCAAACCGAACCATGGCCCATCGTGTAGCGCTCCTGAGCGATCAAGGCATCATACACACCAGCGCGAAGATCACAGACCTGCTGCGGACCAGCATCAAATGCGACTAGTTTAATGTCGCCCTGGCGACCTGCCTGAAGAATTTCAGCTGCCGCGCCAGTCGCTGCCGCAAAGTGCGTTGCATAAAAACCTTTTAGATATGGGTGCTCGAAAATGGCCGACGATACAAGTTCGCTCGCTTTGGTATAACTGGTTTCGGGGTAGGGCGTGGCGAGGATATTGGTGCCCTTCCCCTCGTTGCCCGAATTATCTGTGATAATCACTAACCCGAGCGTTTATGTCCAGCAATACCAATGGCGATGATTTCCTGACCGACAGACATATTCTCGACCATAAAAATATCGGGTTAGGGCCATAGTCTTTGTGATGCTAAACCGCGCTTTGAGCAGTTTAGCCGTTGGCAGCATCTAAGGCGCGCACCGCAACAAGAGACTTGTCGCTAACGATCGCATTCTATTCAGTTGCAACCGCAGTAAGCAGCCCCCGAAGATAACCGGCTGTGAAGATGTGGCCCTGAAATCCGTAGCCTTCGATCTCGACATGTTCGCCCGAAAGCTTCGGTGCGTGATCGGGGCGAATACATCCGGTGTAGCCGACCTCGTTCAGCTTTCGCAGCACGCTCAGCAGGTCTACGTCGCCGTCGTCCGGGAAAGTTTCCACGAAATCATCCTGACACCCTCTTATATTACGGAAATGTACGAAGTGAATTCGATTGCTCCATCGATCGATCAGCCCTTCCAGATTGCAACCCAGCTCCGCGAAACAGCCGATGCAATATGTAATTCCATTGGCTTTGCTAGGATTGGCGGCAAGCAACCAGTCATAGTCTTCGACGCTGGACATGATCCGCTGTAGTCCACCCATTGGTGATGTCGGCGGATCGTCAGGATGCATGGCAAGTTTAATGCCAACGTCTTCCGCAACAGGAATAACTTCATCTAGAAAGCGCTTCAGATTGGCGCGCATCTCATCTTTCGAAATAGGCAATACATCTGCTTCCACCAAAGTTTCATGGTCAACATCGATTGCGCGGTATGAACTGGTGATCGCTCCACCACGCGTTTTGGTTTCAAAGCTGGTGCGAACAACCATTGCATCGTCAAAAACTTGCGGCATGAAGTTATAGCAGATTACCTCGACACCATGAGACGCCAGCAAACGGATCGCATCGACCCAATCGTCGGTCTGTTCCCGCCATCCATCCTCGCCCATAACAATCTTGCCTATCGGTGGGCCGGCTTCTACCACTGTCGCGCGAAGATCCGCAGCTTTCGCCCGTTCAACAAACGCTCCAAATTGATCGAAAATTGC
The nucleotide sequence above comes from Rhodobacteraceae bacterium Araon29. Encoded proteins:
- a CDS encoding TIM barrel protein yields the protein MRLSIVAKPATKERLEAVRQIGAQDVVYYSVEDRGAIFDQFGAFVERAKAADLRATVVEAGPPIGKIVMGEDGWREQTDDWVDAIRLLASHGVEVICYNFMPQVFDDAMVVRTSFETKTRGGAITSSYRAIDVDHETLVEADVLPISKDEMRANLKRFLDEVIPVAEDVGIKLAMHPDDPPTSPMGGLQRIMSSVEDYDWLLAANPSKANGITYCIGCFAELGCNLEGLIDRWSNRIHFVHFRNIRGCQDDFVETFPDDGDVDLLSVLRKLNEVGYTGCIRPDHAPKLSGEHVEIEGYGFQGHIFTAGYLRGLLTAVATE
- a CDS encoding substrate-binding domain-containing protein; protein product: MIITDNSGNEGKGTNILATPYPETSYTKASELVSSAIFEHPYLKGFYATHFAAATGAAAEILQAGRQGDIKLVAFDAGPQQVCDLRAGVYDALIAQERYTMGHGSVWLLLQFLSGEVTASNIDQSVKTFLLSQRVTTWTIRKFPNFPIWKLANVKNTLDGL